A section of the Dehalobacter sp. DCM genome encodes:
- a CDS encoding VirB4 family type IV secretion system protein produces the protein MPPIVRLLSPQEDVRVQEFLDMIAPGVIKFNTDHFICGNTYRSVWALREYPTATEEQAILRHLGEKDGVTLHIYTRHVTPVEERKIISNAANKNRMQRSSTQDLQQTVTAESNLQDVATVVAQMHRSKEPLLHAAVYIELSSHDPDQLKLLQTEVLTELVRSKLNVDRLLLRQQQGFISVMPSGWNVFGDQFERVLPASSVANLYPFNYSGKTDPNGFCLGRDKFGSNILVDFNRRADDKTNANILILGNSGQGKSYLLKLILCNLRESGMRIICLDPEMEFEDLTNNLGGCFIDLMTGEYIINVLEPKTWDEAGDPKDAEAPQAFRQTSKLSQHISFLKDFFRAYKDFDDRQIDTIEIMLGKLYDKWSISDRSNFDRLKHDDYPILSDLYELIESEYKTFDESRRQLYTADTLREICLGLHSLCKGAESKFFNGHTNIKSNEFVTFGVKGLLQASKNLRNALLFNVLSYMSNELLTAGNTAASIDEFYLFLSNLTAVEYVRNFMKRVRKKESAVILSSQNLEDFNIGGIREYTKPLFSIPTHQFLFNAGTIDAKFYTDTLQLEQSEYNLIRYPQRGVCLYKCGNERYNLMVQAPEHKAALFGKAGGR, from the coding sequence ATGCCTCCAATAGTTAGGCTACTCTCGCCGCAGGAGGACGTTCGTGTTCAGGAATTCCTCGATATGATCGCTCCGGGCGTAATTAAATTTAACACTGACCACTTCATCTGCGGCAATACCTACCGCTCCGTGTGGGCGCTGCGGGAGTACCCGACCGCCACCGAGGAACAGGCTATACTACGGCACCTTGGAGAGAAAGACGGCGTAACCCTGCATATCTACACCCGGCATGTGACCCCTGTGGAGGAACGGAAAATCATCAGCAATGCCGCCAACAAGAACCGGATGCAGAGAAGCAGCACACAGGATCTCCAGCAGACTGTCACAGCCGAAAGCAATCTGCAGGATGTGGCAACCGTTGTGGCACAGATGCACCGGAGCAAGGAACCGCTCCTTCATGCAGCTGTATATATCGAATTGTCCTCCCATGATCCCGATCAGCTGAAGCTCCTGCAGACCGAGGTGCTGACCGAACTGGTGCGGAGCAAGCTCAACGTGGACAGACTCCTCCTTCGTCAGCAGCAGGGCTTTATTTCTGTCATGCCCTCCGGCTGGAATGTGTTTGGCGATCAGTTTGAACGGGTGCTGCCCGCAAGCTCTGTAGCTAATCTTTATCCCTTCAACTACAGCGGCAAGACGGACCCTAACGGCTTCTGCCTTGGTAGGGACAAATTCGGCAGCAATATCCTAGTAGATTTCAACCGGAGAGCCGACGATAAGACTAACGCCAACATCCTCATCCTCGGCAACAGCGGCCAGGGCAAGAGCTATCTGCTAAAGCTCATCCTGTGTAATCTCAGGGAATCCGGCATGAGGATCATCTGCCTTGACCCCGAAATGGAGTTTGAGGATCTCACAAACAACCTCGGTGGCTGCTTCATCGACCTAATGACCGGTGAGTACATCATCAATGTTCTGGAGCCAAAGACCTGGGATGAGGCTGGCGACCCGAAGGACGCCGAAGCACCCCAGGCGTTCCGTCAGACCAGCAAGCTCAGCCAGCACATCAGTTTTTTGAAAGACTTTTTCAGAGCGTACAAGGATTTTGATGACCGCCAGATCGACACCATCGAGATCATGCTGGGCAAGCTCTACGACAAATGGAGCATCTCCGACCGCAGTAATTTTGACAGGCTGAAGCATGACGATTACCCCATCCTGTCCGACCTGTATGAGCTGATTGAGTCGGAATACAAGACCTTTGACGAAAGCCGTCGCCAGCTTTATACGGCGGATACCCTGCGGGAAATCTGCCTCGGACTTCACTCCCTGTGCAAGGGTGCCGAGTCCAAGTTCTTTAACGGACATACCAATATCAAAAGCAACGAGTTCGTGACCTTCGGCGTCAAGGGACTACTGCAGGCAAGCAAAAATTTAAGAAACGCCCTGCTGTTCAATGTGCTCTCCTATATGAGCAACGAGCTTCTCACCGCAGGCAATACCGCCGCCAGCATCGACGAGTTCTATCTGTTCCTCTCCAACCTGACTGCCGTGGAGTATGTTCGCAATTTTATGAAGCGCGTCAGGAAAAAGGAAAGCGCGGTGATCCTTTCCTCACAGAATCTGGAGGATTTCAATATCGGAGGCATCAGGGAGTATACCAAGCCGTTATTCTCCATCCCGACGCACCAGTTTCTATTCAATGCGGGTACGATTGACGCCAAATTCTATACCGATACCCTCCAACTGGAGCAGAGCGAATACAATCTCATCCGCTATCCGCAGAGGGGCGTATGCCTGTATAAGTGCGGCAACGAGAGATACAACCTCATGGTTCAGGCTCCGGAGCATAAGGCAGCGCTTTTCGGAAAGGCCGGTGGGCGATGA
- a CDS encoding gamma-glutamylcyclotransferase family protein, with amino-acid sequence MKAETLYIAYGSNLNLPQMSFRCPTAKVVGTSEIKDYELLFRGGWKSSVATVEPLKGSSVPVLLWKLKERDLQALDRYEGYPSFYRKEILPVELKSKTIPAMVYIMNDGHPLGSPSDYYLDTIMEGYQSAGFDTEFLEQAVEKSIQLAKAQQEREPDQGTLFDMKWW; translated from the coding sequence ATGAAAGCCGAAACTCTGTATATTGCCTACGGCAGCAACCTTAATCTACCGCAGATGTCGTTCCGCTGCCCGACCGCCAAGGTAGTCGGGACAAGCGAGATCAAGGATTATGAACTGTTGTTCCGGGGCGGATGGAAAAGCTCCGTCGCAACCGTGGAGCCGCTCAAAGGCTCCAGCGTCCCTGTTCTTCTGTGGAAGCTGAAGGAACGCGACCTGCAGGCTCTCGATCGTTATGAGGGTTATCCGTCCTTCTACCGCAAGGAAATCCTTCCCGTGGAGCTGAAGAGCAAAACGATTCCCGCCATGGTTTACATCATGAACGACGGGCATCCCTTAGGATCGCCCTCGGATTATTACCTCGACACTATCATGGAGGGCTATCAGTCAGCGGGATTTGACACCGAATTTCTTGAGCAAGCCGTGGAGAAGTCCATACAGCTGGCGAAAGCGCAACAGGAACGGGAGCCGGATCAGGGCACGCTGTTCGACATGAAGTGGTGGTGA
- a CDS encoding DUF6329 domain-containing protein, with translation MLNLQAIFTRKAGDYPTSDCVIEKIVELPENEYKYFKAAPLRDMPFITENTDLMYRDPNSIYHCLLVLGEGCSDGVLIEAEGYNYARYSSYMPGAREFVNTRLNNLADQIIKDGTQKTSSGSWIIYFDELQERYHIPISPDNGVGSMLLKILETRSEMAEIEPMEDGFDMMFYLDYCPNLNKNEMPEPEQEQEPPAMQMKL, from the coding sequence ATGCTGAATCTGCAAGCAATTTTTACACGGAAGGCTGGCGATTACCCCACGTCGGACTGCGTTATCGAAAAAATCGTCGAGCTTCCCGAAAACGAATACAAGTATTTCAAGGCGGCTCCCCTTCGGGATATGCCCTTTATTACCGAAAATACCGACCTCATGTACCGGGACCCAAACAGCATATACCACTGCTTGCTGGTACTGGGCGAGGGTTGTTCGGACGGTGTCCTGATCGAAGCGGAGGGATACAACTACGCCAGATACTCCAGCTACATGCCCGGAGCGCGTGAATTTGTTAACACTCGCCTTAACAATCTGGCCGACCAAATCATAAAAGACGGCACTCAAAAAACCTCAAGCGGGTCATGGATAATTTACTTTGATGAGCTACAGGAGCGTTATCATATCCCCATTTCACCCGACAATGGCGTCGGCTCCATGCTCCTGAAAATCCTCGAAACGAGGTCAGAGATGGCTGAGATCGAGCCGATGGAGGATGGCTTTGACATGATGTTTTATCTGGACTACTGCCCGAATCTTAACAAAAATGAGATGCCGGAGCCGGAGCAAGAGCAGGAACCGCCTGCCATGCAGATGAAATTATAA
- a CDS encoding site-specific integrase: MNSSFTALEESLCSRSSLQPVLDSVGVSEMIRAMENAPPNLLTAYFQEKAAEFTVRRENVTSFKLLQAAFTDKKQASRFYGTPIADVVKTIADIEFEKQKSLFRRENRQQLSVHNDIWQLFYLTGPNLRSNSYDFSKIHCVSLRLELKYFMLWYLQGRSDYRTPVLAAVIKGVNFLSSNNPGIHYFADISDVDARQLYNYLENDCLSKHGGRLSVKSVANTMRACGQIIDYLCGDMRDPSLRTPIPTGNPFAKYRFFNLDNMSRNTEIIPDPVAAAIEKHSHELSDTHRVLYSIFINTGLRLSEVVLLKEDCLAPSRFEGLMLLRYVPHKTLSARRKRGIGDTCEMLIPAFLSREITRQIKRTQSLREEYGEPYIFIVKNGSQRPSLPCGDGFCDAVNRLIAKHCITDENDHLWKLTTRQFRKTIAVMLVESGASMTELAYWLSHLSRKTSMKYYAEVRKKRLAEMNTSFFREKFDLLLNNEQLDQFSEEQRRLLFVDFRLEQRRVELGFCMRVFADGECRERSRTLSCVNCKNLCTGKPYLQYWIALRDSQRKLVDGLVESYREMGIADYQSYRQYQQEKALLDSYSDTVTKIEAAFGGGLYAK, from the coding sequence ATGAACTCCTCATTTACAGCATTGGAAGAATCACTGTGCTCTAGAAGCAGCCTACAGCCGGTACTGGATTCTGTCGGAGTATCGGAAATGATCCGGGCTATGGAAAATGCCCCGCCAAATTTGCTCACGGCATACTTTCAGGAGAAAGCAGCAGAATTTACTGTCAGGCGCGAGAACGTTACGAGTTTTAAGCTGCTCCAGGCCGCATTTACAGACAAAAAGCAGGCAAGCAGGTTTTATGGGACACCCATCGCTGATGTAGTTAAAACAATTGCTGACATCGAGTTTGAGAAGCAAAAATCACTTTTCAGGAGGGAAAACCGCCAACAATTGAGTGTCCATAACGATATATGGCAGCTGTTTTATCTAACCGGACCCAATTTGAGGAGCAACAGCTACGATTTCAGCAAGATCCATTGCGTCTCGCTGCGCTTGGAACTGAAATACTTTATGCTGTGGTACCTTCAAGGCCGTAGCGACTATCGGACCCCGGTTCTTGCTGCAGTAATCAAGGGAGTCAATTTCCTCAGCAGCAATAACCCAGGCATCCACTATTTCGCGGATATATCCGATGTGGATGCCCGTCAACTCTACAACTATCTGGAAAACGACTGCTTATCCAAGCACGGCGGCAGACTGTCCGTCAAGTCCGTTGCCAACACCATGCGTGCCTGCGGCCAAATCATAGACTACCTTTGCGGAGACATGCGTGATCCGAGCCTCCGGACACCGATACCGACGGGGAATCCATTTGCAAAGTACCGCTTTTTCAATCTGGACAACATGTCCAGAAATACTGAGATAATCCCCGACCCAGTAGCGGCGGCGATTGAAAAGCATAGTCACGAGTTAAGCGATACACACCGGGTTCTATACAGCATTTTTATCAATACCGGGCTGAGATTGTCGGAAGTCGTACTGCTGAAAGAGGACTGTCTGGCACCATCACGTTTTGAGGGGCTGATGCTCCTGCGCTATGTGCCGCACAAAACATTAAGCGCCCGGCGCAAGCGCGGCATCGGCGATACCTGTGAAATGCTGATCCCTGCTTTTCTGTCAAGAGAAATCACCCGTCAGATTAAGAGAACCCAAAGCCTGCGGGAGGAATATGGTGAGCCGTATATCTTCATTGTGAAAAATGGGAGCCAGCGTCCTTCGCTTCCCTGCGGTGACGGGTTTTGCGATGCGGTAAACAGGCTGATTGCGAAGCACTGCATTACTGATGAAAATGACCACCTCTGGAAGCTGACCACAAGGCAGTTCCGAAAAACCATTGCCGTCATGCTGGTCGAAAGCGGAGCATCCATGACGGAGCTTGCCTACTGGCTGAGCCATCTCTCACGCAAAACCTCAATGAAGTATTACGCCGAGGTTCGAAAGAAGCGGCTTGCTGAAATGAACACTTCCTTTTTTAGAGAAAAATTTGATCTTCTGCTTAACAACGAGCAGCTTGATCAATTCAGCGAAGAACAGCGGCGGCTCTTGTTTGTGGACTTCCGCCTTGAACAGCGCAGGGTTGAATTGGGATTCTGTATGCGCGTTTTTGCCGATGGAGAATGCCGGGAGCGCAGCCGTACGCTAAGCTGTGTAAACTGCAAAAATCTTTGTACAGGCAAACCGTATCTACAGTACTGGATAGCCCTGCGGGATTCCCAGCGCAAGCTCGTGGACGGGCTTGTTGAGTCCTACCGGGAGATGGGGATTGCGGATTACCAGTCATACCGGCAGTATCAGCAGGAAAAAGCGCTGCTTGATTCCTACTCGGATACCGTGACAAAAATCGAGGCAGCTTTTGGAGGTGGTTTGTATGCCAAGTAA
- a CDS encoding amidoligase family protein, giving the protein MDMKEQRFGIEIEMTGLTRQCAAQVLSEYFGKSANFDGGYYGEYSVLDGQSRRWKVMSDGSITTERKEGRRVVSADNTYSVELVSPICRYEDIETIQELVRKLREAGMLVNNSCGIHIHLDASPHNANTLRNITNIMASKEDMIYKAMQVEVARERQYCKKVEQSFLDELNRKKPKTLDDVSRIWYHGNDGRWEHYHDSRYHCLNLHSVFQKGTIEFRLFNSTSHAGKIKAYIQLCLAISAQALNQRCASRQKTHSTNEKYTFRTWLLRLGLIGDEYKTARLHLLEHLDGCIAWKDPAQAEQQKQRLRQKKEKELAEAAHAAAEQQEQTSENEQEQAGAMDESPGLSMSM; this is encoded by the coding sequence ATGGACATGAAGGAGCAACGGTTCGGCATTGAGATTGAAATGACGGGGCTGACCCGCCAGTGTGCCGCACAGGTTCTATCGGAATACTTCGGGAAGTCAGCCAACTTTGATGGGGGCTATTACGGAGAATATTCTGTACTGGATGGTCAGAGCCGCCGGTGGAAGGTCATGAGTGACGGAAGCATAACCACAGAAAGAAAAGAAGGGCGGCGAGTCGTTTCGGCGGACAATACCTACAGCGTGGAGCTTGTAAGTCCCATCTGCCGCTACGAAGATATCGAAACCATACAGGAGCTTGTGCGCAAGCTGCGGGAGGCTGGGATGCTGGTGAATAATTCCTGTGGAATTCACATCCACCTGGACGCCTCGCCTCATAACGCCAACACTCTGCGAAACATCACCAACATCATGGCCTCCAAGGAGGATATGATCTATAAAGCCATGCAGGTGGAGGTGGCAAGAGAGCGGCAGTATTGCAAGAAGGTGGAGCAGAGCTTCCTCGACGAATTGAACCGCAAAAAGCCTAAAACGCTGGACGATGTCAGCCGCATCTGGTATCACGGCAATGACGGCCGCTGGGAACATTATCACGACAGCCGATACCACTGCCTGAACCTGCACAGCGTGTTCCAGAAAGGCACCATTGAGTTCCGGCTCTTTAACAGCACCTCTCATGCAGGTAAAATCAAGGCATATATTCAGCTCTGCCTCGCCATTTCCGCACAGGCTCTGAACCAGAGGTGTGCTAGCCGTCAGAAAACACACAGCACCAATGAAAAATATACTTTCCGCACCTGGCTTCTGCGGCTGGGGCTCATCGGCGACGAATACAAAACCGCCCGGCTACATCTGCTGGAGCATTTGGATGGTTGTATCGCATGGAAGGACCCGGCACAGGCCGAGCAGCAAAAGCAGCGGTTAAGACAGAAAAAAGAAAAGGAGCTGGCGGAGGCCGCACATGCTGCGGCGGAGCAGCAGGAGCAGACAAGCGAAAACGAGCAGGAACAGGCCGGGGCGATGGATGAAAGCCCCGGTCTTTCCATGTCAATGTAG
- a CDS encoding site-specific integrase yields the protein MPSNAAVQENFQEDRKVEYRAFVASISGSDCFGDDIWHCDRLKKHPADRSCVLHFVNVPEQFKEAAKYFIVLKLLGGMRVSSARQHVIRLIWFLQFLELQGEEDALYCCTPSFVAGFKAYLDGNCTKEQVKNGIWQVIKNFFDVMQGWEGRKLYNHFAGNPFVQPLHYDEKLIPPFVERQLDRLFLMPEIQLHIRVAYWIMRLFPTRVSEVCAMEPDCVKQFDGHFILFLPSWKQNGGYNLAEMRSLHIEYEGIGKYLIDLLHEQQEAQRALSPYLPENQRGLLLAYKKAWYRYGKWAETVVRKHNVLTATPNHINVFFKRYCEMYDVRDENGTLYVLKSHMLRHNGITDRLAEGFTIEQIAHMTGHKNDQMILKSYNHLDLRPEVLTEKQRLVLGESDESSPVMFHGRILSMNPQTEARLLENLRAHRVRGGICSDITGCKCDMQACLNCRYFIPEIEQIPFFEEQAEAWRIKAVRFKAFPIIQKNAAANAVLYQEVVNKMKTYLEVTGDEKNS from the coding sequence ATGCCAAGTAATGCTGCGGTGCAGGAAAACTTTCAGGAAGATCGTAAAGTGGAATACCGCGCCTTTGTTGCCAGTATTTCAGGCAGCGATTGCTTTGGTGACGACATATGGCACTGCGACAGGCTCAAAAAGCATCCGGCTGACAGATCCTGTGTGCTCCACTTTGTGAATGTCCCGGAACAATTTAAGGAAGCAGCCAAATACTTCATTGTGCTGAAACTGCTTGGAGGCATGCGAGTATCATCAGCCCGGCAGCACGTGATCCGGCTGATATGGTTCCTGCAGTTTCTAGAATTGCAGGGTGAAGAAGATGCTCTGTATTGTTGCACGCCGTCCTTTGTCGCTGGATTTAAAGCATATCTGGATGGGAATTGTACAAAGGAACAGGTAAAAAACGGCATATGGCAAGTCATCAAGAACTTTTTTGATGTCATGCAGGGATGGGAAGGCCGGAAGCTATACAATCATTTCGCCGGAAACCCATTCGTTCAGCCTTTACACTATGACGAAAAGCTGATTCCTCCTTTTGTTGAACGCCAGCTTGACCGGTTATTTCTAATGCCGGAAATACAGCTTCATATTCGGGTCGCGTATTGGATTATGAGGCTTTTTCCCACGCGGGTCAGCGAGGTCTGCGCAATGGAGCCGGACTGCGTCAAGCAGTTTGACGGGCATTTTATTCTGTTCCTCCCCTCATGGAAGCAAAACGGCGGCTACAACCTGGCAGAGATGCGCAGCCTCCACATTGAGTATGAGGGGATTGGGAAATATCTGATAGACCTTTTACATGAGCAGCAGGAAGCGCAGCGTGCCCTATCGCCTTATCTGCCGGAAAATCAGCGGGGACTGCTGCTGGCCTACAAGAAAGCCTGGTACAGATACGGAAAATGGGCCGAAACAGTTGTCCGGAAGCACAATGTCCTGACAGCTACCCCTAACCATATCAACGTGTTCTTCAAACGATACTGCGAAATGTATGATGTCCGTGATGAAAACGGAACCCTATATGTTCTGAAAAGCCACATGCTCAGACACAACGGCATTACAGACCGGCTGGCAGAAGGCTTTACCATAGAGCAGATCGCCCACATGACAGGCCACAAGAACGACCAGATGATTCTCAAATCATACAACCATCTCGACCTGCGTCCGGAGGTTCTTACGGAAAAGCAGAGGCTTGTTTTGGGGGAGTCTGACGAGTCATCTCCGGTTATGTTTCATGGGAGAATCCTGAGCATGAACCCGCAGACGGAGGCCAGGCTGCTGGAAAACCTGCGTGCCCACAGGGTGCGCGGCGGCATATGCAGTGATATTACCGGATGTAAATGCGATATGCAGGCTTGCTTGAACTGCCGCTATTTTATTCCTGAAATCGAGCAGATTCCGTTCTTTGAGGAACAGGCCGAAGCCTGGCGCATAAAAGCGGTGCGGTTCAAAGCCTTTCCTATCATTCAAAAAAATGCCGCTGCAAATGCTGTTCTATATCAGGAGGTTGTAAACAAAATGAAAACATATCTGGAGGTAACTGGCGATGAGAAAAATTCCTGA
- a CDS encoding DUF6262 family protein, whose product MRKIPDSLLNLQQKQREQTISAVKSTIQELKAEGCPVTIKRLCERTGLSRSVFSKPHVKALMDEELFHIPAKTVSEGTLESQYAKLLLQLEKSKRRESDLKSANIQLRETVQELRSECELLRGELHSLMQRGMRLQGGGERK is encoded by the coding sequence ATGAGAAAAATTCCTGATTCCCTGCTCAATCTACAGCAAAAGCAGCGTGAACAAACGATATCCGCTGTTAAAAGCACGATACAGGAGCTGAAGGCGGAAGGGTGTCCGGTTACCATAAAACGCTTATGCGAACGGACGGGGCTTTCACGTTCGGTATTCAGCAAGCCGCACGTGAAAGCCTTGATGGATGAGGAACTCTTCCATATCCCTGCAAAGACTGTATCCGAAGGGACGCTGGAGAGTCAATATGCGAAGCTACTCCTGCAATTGGAGAAATCCAAGCGCCGGGAAAGCGATCTTAAGTCTGCAAATATTCAATTGCGTGAAACTGTACAGGAATTGCGTTCTGAATGTGAGCTGCTGCGGGGGGAACTTCATTCCCTTATGCAGCGTGGAATGCGGCTTCAAGGAGGGGGTGAGCGAAAATGA
- a CDS encoding DUF6103 family protein, with product MSTTELKVPFPSERLDALRFFMDKKQQTVEKELQDYLDKTYEKFVPLNVREYVESRIEPEQNQEQTAEPQQASAPAENQVSASRERQPRQSRRQHEQPVPEAPPAPEVQTEAQEPAEEENQGMTMSM from the coding sequence ATGAGTACAACCGAATTAAAGGTCCCCTTTCCCTCGGAGCGGCTGGACGCCCTCCGTTTTTTTATGGACAAGAAGCAGCAGACCGTGGAAAAGGAACTGCAGGATTACCTCGACAAGACCTACGAAAAGTTTGTGCCTCTTAATGTTCGAGAGTATGTCGAGAGCCGAATTGAACCGGAACAGAATCAAGAACAGACGGCGGAACCACAGCAGGCTTCCGCGCCAGCAGAGAATCAGGTTTCCGCTTCGAGAGAGCGTCAGCCCCGTCAATCCCGCCGTCAGCATGAGCAGCCCGTGCCTGAAGCTCCTCCTGCTCCAGAGGTTCAGACCGAGGCGCAGGAACCCGCCGAGGAAGAAAACCAGGGCATGACCATGAGCATGTAA
- a CDS encoding DUF6103 family protein, which yields MKKATIQVSYDAEKLGAIRQYMAKKDTEFQSELEDFMQKLYEKHVPAPVRDYIENREPDELEVPRRPSRPVVPARPQNHDGGSGE from the coding sequence ATGAAGAAAGCAACCATTCAGGTAAGCTATGACGCCGAAAAGCTCGGTGCCATCCGCCAGTACATGGCCAAAAAGGACACGGAGTTCCAGAGTGAGCTGGAGGATTTCATGCAGAAGCTCTACGAAAAGCACGTTCCCGCTCCCGTCAGGGATTATATTGAGAACCGTGAACCGGACGAGCTGGAAGTGCCCAGACGCCCCTCCCGCCCGGTCGTTCCCGCAAGACCACAGAACCACGATGGGGGTAGCGGTGAATAG